A stretch of Mobula birostris isolate sMobBir1 chromosome 2, sMobBir1.hap1, whole genome shotgun sequence DNA encodes these proteins:
- the ecm1b gene encoding extracellular matrix protein 1: MWRILLLVSCFVLPSLGQDDNREEGQFIEQSEIIIPLPALLIEEEAIPSDAAEYPSREVPSVSFPLERPNTDNIDSVCQYLGRRKTYPPGSLPTTGFGHLQRQADALQRMEESFASCCRGLDLEERMECVLAGWKESLHQFCEEEYSIKTRVYDCCRERDEDERHECFALAAPSLSYQPLPEGTALPDQDDNREEGQFIEQSQIIIPLPALLIEEEAIPSDAAEYPSREVPSVSFPLERPNTDNIDSVCQYLGRRKTYPPGSLPTTGFGHLQRQADALQRMEESFASCCRGLDLEERMECVLAGWKESLHQFCEEEYSIKTRVHDCCRERDEDERHECFALAAPSLSYQPPVDALHGKSSTCLPEGTASPDQENYHCQ; this comes from the exons ATGTGGAGGATACTGTTGCTGGTCTCCTGTTTCGTCCTTCCCTCTCTGGGACAGG ATGATAACAGAGAAGAAGGCCAATTCATCGAGCAGTCGGAGATCATCATTCCCCTCCCTGCATTACTGATAGAGGAAGAAGCCATCCCAAGCGATGCAGCAGAATATCCCTCGAGGGAGGTGCCGAGTGTCTCGTTCCCTCTGGAACGTCCGAACACAGACAACATCGACTCCGTCTGCCAGTACCTGGGTCGGCGGAAGACTTACCCTCCCGGGTCTCTGCCCACCACGGGGTTTGGGCACCTCCAACGTCAGGCCGACGCGCTACAGAGGATGGAGGAGAGTTTCGCCAGCTGCTGCCGCGGACTAGACCTTGAGGAGCGAATGGAGTGCGTCCTGGCCGGG TGGAAGGAGTCGCTGCATCAGTTCTGCGAGGAAGAATACTCCATCAAGACCAGGGTGTACGATTGCTGCCGAGAGCGGGATGAGGACGAGCGACACGAATGCTTTGCCCTGGCTGCCCCATCTCTGAGTTACCAGCCTCTGCCTGAAGGCACTGCGTTACCAGATCAAG ATGATAACAGAGAAGAAGGCCAATTCATCGAGCAGTCGCAGATCATCATTCCCCTCCCTGCATTACTGATAGAGGAAGAAGCCATCCCAAGCGATGCAGCAGAATACCCCTCGAGGGAGGTGCCGAGTGTCTCGTTCCCTCTGGAACGTCCGAACACAGACAACATCGACTCCGTCTGCCAGTACCTGGGTCGGCGGAAGACTTACCCTCCCGGGTCTCTGCCCACCACGGGGTTTGGGCACCTCCAACGTCAGGCCGACGCGCTACAGAGGATGGAGGAGAGTTTCGCCAGCTGCTGCCGCGGGCTGGACCTTGAGGAGCGAATGGAGTGCGTCCTGGCCGGG TGGAAGGAGTCGCTGCATCAGTTCTGCGAGGAAGAATACTCCATCAAGACCAGGGTGCACGATTGCTGCCGAGAGCGGGATGAGGACGAGCGACACGAATGCTTTGCCCTGGCTGCCCCCTCTCTGAGCTACCAGCCTCCCGTCGACGCTTTGCACGGGAAGAGCTCGACCTGTCTGCCTGAAGGCACTGCGTCACCAGATCAAG AAAATTACCATTGTCAGTAG